The DNA sequence AGTTTACCAATTAGTTTTTTTGGATAAGGTGCCGAGCTATGCGGTGTTGAATGAAACAATTGATATTGCTAAGCGCAAAGGTGGTAGCTTTATCGGTAAAATGGTTACAGCCATTTTACGTAACTTTGAACGTAATGAGCGACCTAGTTTGGAGCATTTGCCGGATAATGAGCGTTTAAGTGTTGCGACTTCGCATCCGCTTTGGTTGGTTGATTTTTTGTTGAAGCAATACCCAATGACGGTGGTTGAGCCGCTTTTAGAGCAGAATAATTTGCCACCATTAAGAGTGGCGCGGATAAATCATCTGAAAACGGGTGATTTGAGCGTATTTGATGCCGGACCAATTGCTGGCAGTGTTACCTTGAACAGAGGCAACATTGCCCATACAGAAGCTTATAATGCCGGTTTGGTTGCTATCCAGGATTTAAGCAGTCAGCATGTTGCGCCGATGTTGGCACCACTTGAAGGTGAGCGCATTCTTGATATGTGTGCAGCTCCTGGCGGAAAAACTATGCATATTGCTGATTTAATGAAGAATACCGGTGAGATTATTGCCAATGATCTTCATGAACACAAACTTGAATTGATGAGAGAAGCTGCCGAGCGCTTGGGTGTTACCAATGTAACATTCAGTAATTATGATGCTTTAGAGTTGCCGAAGGTGTTTGAAGCGGGAGCGTTTGATCGAATTCTGCTTGATGCGCCATGCAGCGGATTAGGGGTTATTCGCCGTAAACCGGATTTGCGTTATCGTATCAGCAAGGCGGATTTGGATAGTTTGGTTGGTTTGCAGGCTGAGCTTTTAACAACTGCATGGCAGTTACTAAAAGCCGGAGGAACGCTAGTTTATAGTACATGTACAATTAATCACTTTGAAAATCAAGATCAGGTACAGGCTTTTCTGGCAGCACATCAAGATGCTGAATTAGAAGCGGAAATTGACTTTGCCGAGAGTAAAGAGAGTGATGGCTTTTATATTGCTAAGATGAAAAAGCACTGATATAAAGAAAGGCGGCACTGAAATGGAAGAAGAACTACTAGAGGTATACCGCGAACTGGCAACAACGCTTGATGCATTGTTACCAGTAGCGTGGAATCGGATATATTTATATGCGGAGGTGGAAGGTGAGCGTGGCAGTATTGATTTATCTGTGTTAAATAAGAACTCAGAATTAATTGCTTTAGTTGATTATCCTGAGTGGCTTGAGCAAGAACATGATCAGCATGAGTGGTCAGATTTACCTTTATATGTACAGGAACTGCAAACGATTTTTGAGCGCTATCAAGAGCTTGAGTTTACTTCCTTTTTCTTTTGTTTAGGTAGCCGGGGCGAGCTCGGGATTGAATTTGGTTATCAGTCATTTAGTGATGATTATCAATTGTTTCGTGAACGGATGGGTAGTTTTATTGATAAATATGCTGAAGAGGTGTAAATGTTGTTTACAAGCCAACAGTGTTTATGATAAAATAGCTAAGTATGAAAAAACAGGTTCCGCTGCATATATTTGTATGAACGTGTCGCAGAAGGAGTTGAAAAATAATGCAAGAGTTATTAAGAAAAGTGACTGAATCACAAATTAAGACTGACTTACCAAGCTTTAAAGCTGGGGACACTATCCGTGTTCACGTGCGAATTAAAGAGGGTAGTCGTGAGCGTATCCAAGTATTCGAAGGTGTTGTTATTAAGCGCCAAGGATCAGGAATCAGTTCAAACGTTGTTGTACGTAAAATTTCTTCAGGTGTTGGAGTTGAACGTACTTTCCCGGTACATTCACCAAAAATCGCTGAGATTGAAGTGTTACGTCGTGGACGCGTTCGTCGTGCTAGACTTTACTACTTACGTAATTTACGTGGTAAAGCTGCTCGTATTCGTGAAATTCGATAATTATTTAGTTAAAAAAACAAGCCCTAAACAAGGGCTTGTTTTTTTGCTTTTAATAGATATCATGAAATAGTCACAATATATTTCGGCTTTTTTACTAAAAGTATGGGGGATTTTATTATTTTTAAGTGTGAAGAGCTATACTTTAGCCGTTTTTTTTATTATAATGATTACAGATACTTAAATTGTGAAAGTAGATGAACTGATAGATGGAGAAGAAACCCTCGCTGGCAAAACGGATTGCCGTTTCAGCTGCTAAATTATTTGGCTGGCTATGTATAATTTTTTCGATAACGTTATTATTAAATGCGTTTGTTTTTTCTGTTGCAATGGTTGAGGGCATTTCAATGGAGCCGACACTTGTTGATGGTGAACGACTGATTTTAGATCGGATTTCATACCGCTTTACTAATCCATCTCGTTTTGATATTGTTGTTATTGATCCGGATAGTGACCGGATTCCCGAAGGTGAATTAATTATTAAGCGGGTAATCGGATTGCCGGGTGAGAAAGTGGCTTTCCGGGGAAATCAGCTTTATGTTGATAATGAACTCGTTGCGGAAGATTTTATTGTTGATCCGGTTAACCAATATACCAATGATTTCACTGTGGCACAAATTCCCGGTAATGGAGGTAACTCAATTATTCCGGAAGGATATTATTTAGTTTTGGGGGATAATCGGACTCATTCTGTTGATAGCCGGCAGATTGGTTTAGTTCCTAAAGAACAAATTCTGGGTAAGGCAGCATTTTCTATCTGGCCTATTGATAAAATTCAGTTTCTGACAGTAAAACCGGAAGATATAAATGAGCTTTAAGCTTTTAAAGGTAATATTTCGAGCATAAATTGCAATTTATGCTCTTTTTTTATACAATAGATACGAGACAAAATCCGCAAGTTACTTAAGATTGTTGCTGGGTTTTACTAGAATATTGGAGATTTATTATGAAGCAAATTCAATGGTTCCCAGGACATATGTCCAAAGCCAGCCGTGAAATAAAAGAAAAAATACAACTTGTAGACATTGTATGTGAACTTGTTGACGCCCGCAGTCCGCTGGCATCAAGAAATCCGGTTATTGATGATATCGTCGGGGTTCGCCCAAGAATTGTTATTTTAACGAAAACAGATTTAGCTGATGAGCGCAAAACACGATTGTGGCATCAATATTTTGCTGACCATGCAATTCCGACCTTTGACTTTGATGTTAATAAGAGATTTAATCTAAAAGCTTTTGTTGATAGCTTGCAACAAATTTTAAGTGAAAAGTTTGCTAAAGAGAAAGCACAAGGAAGAAAACCACGTGCGATTCGGATGATGATAGTTGGTATTCCTAATGTAGGTAAATCAACCTTTATTAATAAAATTGCCGGCAGAAAAGCGGCAACTGTTGGGAATAAACCAGGCGTTACCAAAGCTCAACAATGGATTCGCTTGCATCAGCAGCTTGAATTGCTGGATACACCTGGTATTTTGTGGCCTAAGTTTGAAGACCAATCGGTAGGATTAAAGTTAGCATTATTGGGAACAATAAAAGACGACATCTTACCGTTAGAAACAATTGCCGAATACGGATTAACGTTTATGCGTGATAATTATCCGAATCAATTGGTGGAACGTTATGGTGAAGCCGGAATATCAGCTGATTTCATTGAACAATTGGATAGTATTGCCAAGATGCGCAATAGTATTGGTCGCGGTGGTGAAACTGATTATCATAAGATTTATCAATTTTTCTTACATGATATTCGTAATGGTGCTCTGGGGTGCTTAACTTTGGAAGTGCCGGAAGAGGTAACTGCGGATGAAGCCTAAAAATGATATGCTGGAGTTTGAACGTGGTGCATATACCGGCGGACATTTATTTGTTGCCGGCACTGATGAAGCAGGACGGGGACCGTTGGCAGGTCCAGTAGTTGCGGCGGCGGTCATCTTGCCAGTCAATTTTGAGCTGGAAGGATTAAATGATTCAAAACAATTATCAGCAAAAAAGCTGGTTCATTTTTATGGCGAGATTCAAAAGCAGGCGATTGCTATTGGTGTAAGTATAGTTGATGTTGAGACGATTGATAAGATTAATATTTATCAAGCAGCAAAACAGGCGATGGTTGAAGCGGTTAGCCAGCTTTCAACACAGCCGACATATATTTTGAGTGATGCGATGCCGTTTTCATATGATGATGCTATTGTTGAACCGATTATTAAGGGTGATCAGCGGAGTATTAGTGTAGCGGCTGCCAGTGTGGTTGCTAAAGTAACTCGCGATCAATTAATGTGTATGTATGATTTAGAATATCCTGAGTATGGTTTTGCAGCACATAAAGGCTATGGGACAAAAGCTCATTTACTGGCACTTGAAACTTATGGAGTGACACCGATACATCGTAAAACATTTGCGCCGGTGAAGAAGCTTATTGATGGTCAATTACATTTTGATGTATAGGGGTGAAGATGACGATGAAAGTCAGCGAATTAATTAGTATGGCAGCACCGACGAAAGTCGTTGCTGCCACAAAATATTTTGATGTTGCTTTTATGCGCTCGCTGTATCAGCAGGGGATTACAATTTTTGGTGAGAATAAGGTGCAAGATTTGCTGTATAAATATGAACACTTTCATGATTGTGAATCATTACAGTGGCATTTTATTGGTACTTTACAAACTAATAAGGTGAAGTATATTATTGATAAGGTTGATTATATTCATTCACTGGATCGGGTGAGTTTAGCTCGCACAATCCAGCAACAGGCTTTTAAAATAAAGAAGATTCAGAAGGTGTTTATTGAAGTAAATATTGCTAGTGAAGGCTGTAAACAAGGGGTGTTGCGCTCGGAGCTGGAGCCGTTAATTACTTATTTGCTTGAAGAGTGTCCGAATGTTAAGATTATGGGATTAATGATGATGGCACCGCATATCGATGCTGAGTTGACGCGGCCGTTTTTTGCAGAGACGGTTGCATTGCTTGCCGAGATGAATCAACAATTTCCTACTTTAGATGCCCATGAATTTTCTATGGGGATGAGTAATGATTTTAGGATCGCTTTGGAGTTTCCTACTACTTTCATTCGTGTTGGTAGTGTTTTAAAAGAGGCAATGTATGATTAAGCTATTGATAGATACGCTAAAAAAACGCTCTTGGCGTTTGGCAATTGTTGAGACTTCGAGTGGTGGTTTGCTAAGTGCGGAGTTTATTAAACAAGATGGTGTTTCAGCGATTTTTGCTGAGTCGATGGTTGCTTATGATATGGATGCAAAGCTTAAGCGTTTGCATGTGGATGAAGAGTTAATTGCTGCTTATGGATCGGTAAGTGTGCAAACTGCCGAGTCGATGGCTCGCGGTATGTGTAAAAATACTGGTGCTGATGTTGTTATTAGTATTACTGGTATTAGCGGACCGAAGGGTGGAACTGAAGTGAAACCAGTTGGACTTACGTATATTTGTGTACTGGTTGATGGAGTTTGCAGTACTAAACAATACTTTCTATCCGGTAGCCGTCATAGTATTATGAAGCAAACGGTTGAACTAGCCATTCAACAAACATATGATTGTATATTTTCGAAGGAGGAATAGTGAATGTTAAGCCAATACTCAGTACCTATAGTGACCGGACTTTTATTCTTATTTGTAATCGCTTGGGTTATTTGGCTGCCATATATGATTTATTCTTACCGTCGTTATGGCTTTGTCAGCATGTATCGCTTTATAGTATTTTTTGCAGTTATATACTATTTTCTGGTAGCCTTCTTCTTGGTGATATTACCGCTTCCTGAACCAGGTAGCTATATTCCGGTGCAGCCACAATTTATACCATTTGAATTTGTTTTGGATATTATCAGAGAGCAAAATGGATTTTCTATTCAAGCGATAGTGGGAAATCCTGCTATTTGGGTAACTATATTTAATGTTTTATTGTTGCTTCCGCTTGGCTTTTTCGGGAAATATTATTTCCATAAAAAGTTCGCCTTTGTTGCCATTTTCGCTTTTTTGACGTCGCTCTTTTTTGAGGTGACACAGTTGACCGGAATATTTGGTATTTATGATGGTGCTTACCGGTTGTTTGATGTTGATGATTTAATTTTGAATACATTGGGCGGCTGTTTGGGATATGCACTTGCTTATGTCTTTATGAAATTTGTTCCTGATATTACTGAACTAAAGAGTAAATACCCTAAAACTTTGATAGTATCTTATACAAGACGTTTTATTGCTTTTTCGATTGATAACTTTATGCTTGGTTTTATATCTATTGTTTTATATGTAATTTTTCAAGATACTAATATTATAATCTGGTACTGGGTATGCTTTTTTGGACTCTTTGTTGTTGTTCAATTTTTTAGTGGCGGTCAGACTTTTGGGAAATGGTTGTTAAAAACGAGAGTTGTGGATGCCAGAACCAATAAGTCAGCTAAGTTTTGGCAATTAGTAGTGAAGTATTTATTTGTTGTTGTTATTCCGGCAATAATGTGGTTATTTCTCGATAGCGGATTTATTGAATTAGTTGGGGTGACTAACTGGATGATGCTGGGAATGGTATTTGGTGTTCTATGTTTGCTTGCATTCTTTCAGTGTATCAATCGGGAACGAAATGTTTTCTGGGATGTTGTATCATATACGCGTGAATTAGCATTACCACCTCAAGTGCAGTCTGAGAATGATTAGAAGTCTTCGAGAATATCATCAATATCAATAAAGAGTTTGGCACCTTCTTGAATCAGTTTGTTGGACCCGCGGTAGCTTGGATCAAGACTATGGCCACCAACAACATATAATTCTCGATTTTCTGCTAAAGCAAAACGAGCGGTTAACATAGTGCCGCTTTTTTCTTTTGCTTCAATAACAATGACACCACTGACTAATCCGGCAATGATGCGATTGCGGGCAACAAACTGCCATTTTTGAGCTTTAATATATGGTGGATATTCAGAAATAGCTAAACCATGTTGACAGATGTTTTTAAATATAGTTGTATTTGTAAGCGGATAGATATGATCAAAACCAGCACCTAGCACAGCAATTGTTGGCAAATGTTGGGCGAGAGCTTCAATGTGAATATTTCTGTCAATACCATTAGCTAATCCGCTTACTGCCAGAAAATTATGTTTATTGAGCTGGCGAATCGTATTGCGGGCGCTTCTTAGGGAAATGTTCTGCGGTGTACGGCTACCGACTACAGCAATTTTACGTTGATGTTCGAGGAGGTTGATGTCACCTTTATAATAGAGCACCAGAGGTGGGTCGTATATCTCTTTTAAAGCAACAGGATAGTTATCGTCGAGGATAGTGAGATAATGGCAGTCGGGCGGCAGCTCAGGCTCACTCCCTGAGCTGTCGCTTGCGCTCAGGATTTGCCAAAGTTTTTTTGATTGATTGAGTTTGATATCCCGAATAATATCGCCACGTTCACGAAAGCTGAGCGTTTGATAATAATCGGCATTCAGTAATTTTGTTCGCATATTGTCACTCCTTGATTTTGTTGGTTTACTTATCGTTTCGTAAAAAAGGCTTTTTTTTATCAGATATTTCTTGTATACTAGAGTGTGTTACATCTCAGGTTACGGAGGGATAAAATGTTTGGTTTTACGCAAACACAGTTAATTACCATGGCAATAGCGTTTGTTTTTGCTTATTTATATGGGTCGGTAAATTTAAGTGTTGTCATCAGCAAGTTTTTTTATGGTAAAGATATTCGTCAGTATGGGTCTAAAGGAAGCGGAACAACGAATACCATTCGGGTTTTGGGTTTTCACTGGGGAATTGTTGTTTTTTTATTTGATTTTTCAAAAGTATTGATTCCGTATTTTATTGTTACCTTGCTTGGATTCCAGGTTGATCCGGGATTAATGGCAGTTGGTGCAGTAATTGGTCAATGTTATCCAATCTTTATGAAATTCCGCGGCGGGAAGGGTGTGGCTTCTACCGGAGCCTTCCTGTTGTTCTATCATATTCCATATGCACTAGTCGGAATCGGGATTTTTATGTTAGTTCTGCGACTGTCAAAAATGGTATCGCTAAGTTCATTATTGGCTATCTTAGGCGTGACGGTTTTATCGGCACTGTTGCAAGAATGGAATCTAACAATTGCGATGACAATTTTGTTATTAATCACTTATATACGCCACTATGCAAATATTAAACGAATTTTCAAGGGTGAAGAGAGTAAGGTCAGCATCTTTGACTAATTAATTGAATAATATAAAAGAAGACGCTTATTGGGAAGTTTACATTTTTTTAGTTGACTTTTCTTCAATAAGCGTTTATTCTATGTTTTGACGCAAATTTTTAGTTTGATGTAATTTATATAATTTTGAGGAGCGATAATTTAGTGAAGAATTTAGTAATTGTCGAATCGCCTGCAAAATCAAAGACTATCGAGAAGTATTTAGGTAAAGATTATGAAGTTCTTTCCTCAGTAGGACATATTCGTGATTTAGCGACGACTGGGAAACTTGGTCTTGGTGTTGATGTGGACGGTGACTTTCAACCAACATATAAGAATGCAAAAGGAAAAGCAGATGTCATTAAGAAACTGAAAGCTGCAGTAAAAACAGCTGATCATGTTTATCTGGCAACTGACCCCGACCGTGAAGGGGAAGCAATCAGCTGGCATTTAGCTGACTTGTTGAGCTTGCCGACTGATGCGGATAATCGGGTTGTATTTAATGAAATTACCCCGACTGCGGTAAAAAAAGCGTTTGAATCACCGCGGCCGATTGATATGCATTTAGTGCATTCACAAGAAACGCGGCGGATTTTAGACCGTATTATTGGTTTTCGTCTGAGCAAATTACTGCAAAATAAAATTAAAAGTAAAAGTGCCGGGCGGGTACAATCAGTTGCTTTAAAATTGGTTGTTGACCGAGAACGTGAAATTGAAGCATTCATTCCTAAAGAGTACTGGGAAATCCATGCTTACTTTATGGATGAAGCTGTTAAAGCCAAATTGACAAAGTTAAATGGCAAAAAAATTGAATTAAATAATGAGGCTGAGGCAACGGTAGTCGTTGATGCAGTGAATGGAAATGATTTTACGATTGCTTCTATTGCTAAAAAACGTAATAAACGCAGCCCTAAGCTACCGTTTATTACCTCAAGCTTACAACAAGAAGCAGCGAATAAATTAGGTTTTAGCGCTAAACGGACGATGAGCATTGCCCAAAAATTATATGAAGGTATTGCTCTGGAAAATGAACAAGTCGGGTTAATTACATATATGCGTACTGATTCAACCAGACTTTCTGATGATTTTGTAAGTGCTACTAAAGACTATGTCTTAGATACTTTTGGTAAAGAATACAGCGGGACAGTTCGCAAAACTAAAGAAAAAGCGAATACGCAGGATGCCCATGAGGCAATCCGGCCAACTGCTATTACTCGTACACCTGAAGAAGTTGCCCCATATCTTGATAAAGATGAGTTGAAATTATATAGCTTTATTTGGGCTCGTGCTTTGGCTTTCTTAATGAAAGAAGCACAGTTTGATAATACTAAAGTTATCTTTGAAAATAATGGCTATGAGTTCCAAGCATCGGGAAGTGTTTTAGTATTTGACGGGTACTTAAAAGTGTACTCGCAATATGAAACGAATAAAAATGAGATTTTGCCGGATTTAACTGAAGGCGAAAAAATGGCAGCTAATAAAATTGAGCCATCACAGCACTTTACCCAGCCACCGGCACGTTACAGTGAGGCAAGCTTGGTTAAAGAGTTGGAAGAGCAAGGCATCGGTCGACCATCAACTTACGCTTCAATTTTGGATACAATTCAAAAACGGGCCTATGTTGAGTTGCGCGAGAAACGCTTCTATCCAACTGATCAAGGAATTCTGACTAATGATAAATTGCAGGAACAATTCAATATTGTTATTAATAATGAGTACACTGCGCATATGGAAGAAGATCTTGATAAAATTGCTGAAGGCAATGAAGATCATATTCAATTCCTGAAAGATTTCTATGCTCAATTTGAACCGATGGTTTTAAAAGCATTTGATGAGATGGAAAAAATTGCTCCACAGGAAACTGGTGAGATGTGCCCATTATGTGGCAAACCATTAGTTGTCCGTCGTGGTCGTTATGGTGAGTTTGTTGGCTGTAGCGGATATCCGGAATGTAAATATATTAAGCCTACTGAAAAGAACGAGCCGCAATCAATTGGTGTTCCTTGTCCAAAATGTGGTGAAGGTGATATTGTTGAGAAGAAAACCCGTCGCGGTAAAATTTTCTATGGCTGCAATCGCTATCCGGATTGTGATTTTGCGCTTTGGGATAAGCCTACCGGAGAAAAATGTCCAAAGTGTGATGCACTGATGGTACAAAAAGGTAAAAAAATAAAATGTTCATCTTGTGATTATGTTGAAGGTGAAGAAGCGTAAAATAAAAAAACCATTTCGTTTTATCTGACGAAATGGTTTTTGTGTTATAATAGGGAAAGAGTCAAAAAAGGAGATTAGAGCAAATGCAAAAAGTGAATGTAATTGGAGCCGGACTTGCCGGAAGTGAAGCAACCTGGCAATTAGTGAATCGCGGCATACCGGTAAGACTGTATGAGATGCGTCCGGTGCAGAATACACCGGCACATCAGACAGCAAATTTTGCCGAGTTAGTGTGCAGTAATTCATTGCGGGCTGATGGTTTAGCGAATGCAGTTGGGGTTATGAAAGCAGAGATGCGTTTGCTGAACTCATTAGTTATTAGTGCCGCTGATCAGACGCGGGTGCCGGCAGGCGGCGCGCTGGCCGTGGACCGTGAGGGATTTTCGGAGTTGATTACTAAAACTTTACATGAGCATCCTTTGGTGGAAGTTATTAATGAGGCGGTGACGGAAATTCCCGAAGGGCCGACAATTATTGCTACCGGACCTTTGACATCGCCGGAATTAAGCAAAGCGCTGGAAGACTTCTTTGGTCAGGAATATTTGTATTTCTATGATGCGGCAGCACCGATTATTGAGCGTGATAGTATTGATTTTGATACCGTGTTTATTGCGTCACGCTACGATAAGGGTGAGGCAGCTTACATTAACTGTCCAATGAATGAGGAAGAATTCAATGCCTTTTATGATGCTTTAGTGACTGCTGAGACGGTAGAACCAAAAGATTTTGAGCAGGCAATCTTTTTTGAAGGGTGTATGCCGTTTGAGGTGATGGCGAAGCGTGGTCGTCAGACCTTGCTGTATGGGCCGATGAAGCCGGTAGGGCTTGATGACCCGCGGACTGGCCGTTGGCCGTACGCGGTGGTGCAATTGCGCCAGGATAATGCCGCTGCATCTTTATACAATATAGTTGGTTTTCAAACGCATTTGAAGTGGCCGGAGCAGAAACGAATTATTCAGATGATTCCCGGACTTGAAAATGCTTCAATTGTGCGCTACGGGGTTATGCACCGCAATACTTTCATCAATGCGCCAACATTATTGGAACCGACTTATCAGACGCGGAAGCGGGCAGATTTATTTATTGCCGGTCAGATGAGCGGCGTGGAAGGTTATGTTGAGAGTGCGGCCAGTGGTTTAATCGCCGGGCTTAATATGGCTTCGCTGATTGAAGCGAAACATCAAGTGATTTTCCCCCAAGAGACGGTAATGGGTGCTCAAGCTTATTATATTACCCATACCGCTCCTGAAGATTTTCAGCCAATGAATGCTAATTTTGGTATTCTGCCGGACTTAGGTTTTAGAGTGAAGAAGAAGGAAAAGAAGGCGGCTTATGCGGAGCGTGCAATAACCGTAATGGAAGCATTTATTAAAGAAGGAATGTAGTTATGAGCATTAATGATGCAATTGCCTTATATTTGAATTATTTGCGGCATCAGCGGCGATATTCTGAGCATACGTTAACGAGCTATCAACATGATCTGCAGGATTTAGCTGCGTTTTTGCATGCGCTTGATAAGGATGAAATTGCTGCGATTACGATTATTGATGTGCGGAGTTATATGGCTGAGTTATTTGAGCGAGGTTTGAGCAAGAAGTCGAGCGCCAGATACTTGTCAGCAATTAAGAGTTGGATGAACTATTTGGTGAAGCAGGAGTATTTGGCAGATAATCCGGCAGCGACCATTAGTACGCCGAAAGCTGAGCATCATTTACCTAAGGTTGTCTTTTTTGAGGAAATTGAGCGGTTCATTGCCGCAGTGAGCGAAAACGAACCGCTGGCATTGCGTAACCGTGCTATTTACGAATTATTGTATGGCAGCGGCTTGCGGGTCAGCGAACTGGTTAACCTTGCTATCGAAGATTTGCAGTTTGATGAGGGCTTGGTATTTGTGCGCGAAGGGAAAGGCGACAAGGATCGCAGTGTGCCTTTTGGCAGTTATGCCCAAAAGGCGGTTCAAGAGTATTTGGAACTGGGACGACCTTTGCTGAAACGAAACGGTGTTGAGAATTATAATATGTTGCTGTTGAATAAGAATGGTGGTGCCTTGTCAACCCGTGGTGTGCAGTATATGCTAAAACGGGTAGCGGCGAAAGCCGGGCTTTCAAGCGAGCTGTCGCCGCATATGCTGCGACATAGTTTTGCCACGCATTTGCTGACTGAGGGTGCTGATTTGCGCTCAGTGCAGGAATTGCTTGGCCATGAGGAACTAGCCAGCACTCAGATTTATACGCATCTTAGTAATGAGCAGCTCAAGCAAACTTACTTGCGCGCACATCCACGTGCGAAGAAGGAGATTGTTATTAAGCCGATGACTAAAAAATAGGTGTGAACAAAGGCTGGGCTTTCGCCAGATTTTGTTCTTTTTTTCTCAATAAAAAAACACATAAAACACACGGAAAGTCAATTGCCTAAGGGTTTTCTTTGTGGTATACTATTAATGATTTAAGGGAGGTCTTTTATCAGTGTTAAGAAAAATTACTACCGTTTTGGCGGTTATCTTGCTACTGGTCGGGGCATGGCTTGTGGGGACGAATGTATATGAAATGGTAACTCAGGCGATGCAGTCAAATGCGTTTAAGGATCAGGCAGCAGAAGTATTAGATACAAAAATTTCACGTGATGAGTTTCATCCGGAAGAAGGACAAATTATCGGGCTATTGAAGATTCCTGAACTGGGCTTGGAAACAGCAATTGTTGAAGGGGTTCGGGTTGAGGATTTAAAAGGTGGCGCAGGCCACATGATGGAAACCGGATATCCGGGCGACAGCCGTCAGATATTTTTAGCCGGTCACCGGAATACGGATTTCGGCGTGTTGAAAGATATTAGAAAAGGTATGGAGATTATTGTTGAAATGCCTTATGGAACATATAAATATTACGCGAGCAAGGATTACGATGATACCGATCCAGATCAAGTCATTCCGCAAACGAAAACTGAAGTTGTTAATACTTCAGCTCACTTGGACCGTGACGAATTGGTGTTGATGACCTGTTTCCCATTTACCTTTGGGGCAGCAACCGACTACCGATTCCTGGTGTATGCATATCCTGCTGAATAGTTTTTATGTGAAATTTGAAAAAGCCGCTTCCCAAGGGAAGTGGCTTTTTGTATAATTGGATTTGAAGTTAAACACAAGGAGTGTGCTTAGAATGACCGAAAAAGAAAAGATGCTCGCCGGCTTGGTATATGATGCTGATAACGACCCGGAGCTTATTGCTGAACGAGCGTCATGCAAAGACCTCTGCCACGATTACAACTTGCTGCGCCCATCAAATTTTGATGAGCAGCAAACAATTATTCGCCAGCTTTTTGCTGCAACCGGCAACGAGTTTTTCATCACTGCACCATTCTGGTGCGATTACGGCCACAACATCACTATTGGCGAGAAATTCTACGCCAACCACAATCTGGTGATTCTGGATGGTGCACCGGTCAGTTTTGG is a window from the Culicoidibacter larvae genome containing:
- a CDS encoding VanZ family protein; the encoded protein is MLSQYSVPIVTGLLFLFVIAWVIWLPYMIYSYRRYGFVSMYRFIVFFAVIYYFLVAFFLVILPLPEPGSYIPVQPQFIPFEFVLDIIREQNGFSIQAIVGNPAIWVTIFNVLLLLPLGFFGKYYFHKKFAFVAIFAFLTSLFFEVTQLTGIFGIYDGAYRLFDVDDLILNTLGGCLGYALAYVFMKFVPDITELKSKYPKTLIVSYTRRFIAFSIDNFMLGFISIVLYVIFQDTNIIIWYWVCFFGLFVVVQFFSGGQTFGKWLLKTRVVDARTNKSAKFWQLVVKYLFVVVIPAIMWLFLDSGFIELVGVTNWMMLGMVFGVLCLLAFFQCINRERNVFWDVVSYTRELALPPQVQSEND
- the dprA gene encoding DNA-processing protein DprA, yielding MRTKLLNADYYQTLSFRERGDIIRDIKLNQSKKLWQILSASDSSGSEPELPPDCHYLTILDDNYPVALKEIYDPPLVLYYKGDINLLEHQRKIAVVGSRTPQNISLRSARNTIRQLNKHNFLAVSGLANGIDRNIHIEALAQHLPTIAVLGAGFDHIYPLTNTTIFKNICQHGLAISEYPPYIKAQKWQFVARNRIIAGLVSGVIVIEAKEKSGTMLTARFALAENRELYVVGGHSLDPSYRGSNKLIQEGAKLFIDIDDILEDF
- the plsY gene encoding glycerol-3-phosphate 1-O-acyltransferase PlsY; this translates as MFGFTQTQLITMAIAFVFAYLYGSVNLSVVISKFFYGKDIRQYGSKGSGTTNTIRVLGFHWGIVVFLFDFSKVLIPYFIVTLLGFQVDPGLMAVGAVIGQCYPIFMKFRGGKGVASTGAFLLFYHIPYALVGIGIFMLVLRLSKMVSLSSLLAILGVTVLSALLQEWNLTIAMTILLLITYIRHYANIKRIFKGEESKVSIFD
- the topA gene encoding type I DNA topoisomerase — encoded protein: MKNLVIVESPAKSKTIEKYLGKDYEVLSSVGHIRDLATTGKLGLGVDVDGDFQPTYKNAKGKADVIKKLKAAVKTADHVYLATDPDREGEAISWHLADLLSLPTDADNRVVFNEITPTAVKKAFESPRPIDMHLVHSQETRRILDRIIGFRLSKLLQNKIKSKSAGRVQSVALKLVVDREREIEAFIPKEYWEIHAYFMDEAVKAKLTKLNGKKIELNNEAEATVVVDAVNGNDFTIASIAKKRNKRSPKLPFITSSLQQEAANKLGFSAKRTMSIAQKLYEGIALENEQVGLITYMRTDSTRLSDDFVSATKDYVLDTFGKEYSGTVRKTKEKANTQDAHEAIRPTAITRTPEEVAPYLDKDELKLYSFIWARALAFLMKEAQFDNTKVIFENNGYEFQASGSVLVFDGYLKVYSQYETNKNEILPDLTEGEKMAANKIEPSQHFTQPPARYSEASLVKELEEQGIGRPSTYASILDTIQKRAYVELREKRFYPTDQGILTNDKLQEQFNIVINNEYTAHMEEDLDKIAEGNEDHIQFLKDFYAQFEPMVLKAFDEMEKIAPQETGEMCPLCGKPLVVRRGRYGEFVGCSGYPECKYIKPTEKNEPQSIGVPCPKCGEGDIVEKKTRRGKIFYGCNRYPDCDFALWDKPTGEKCPKCDALMVQKGKKIKCSSCDYVEGEEA
- the trmFO gene encoding methylenetetrahydrofolate--tRNA-(uracil(54)-C(5))-methyltransferase (FADH(2)-oxidizing) TrmFO yields the protein MQKVNVIGAGLAGSEATWQLVNRGIPVRLYEMRPVQNTPAHQTANFAELVCSNSLRADGLANAVGVMKAEMRLLNSLVISAADQTRVPAGGALAVDREGFSELITKTLHEHPLVEVINEAVTEIPEGPTIIATGPLTSPELSKALEDFFGQEYLYFYDAAAPIIERDSIDFDTVFIASRYDKGEAAYINCPMNEEEFNAFYDALVTAETVEPKDFEQAIFFEGCMPFEVMAKRGRQTLLYGPMKPVGLDDPRTGRWPYAVVQLRQDNAAASLYNIVGFQTHLKWPEQKRIIQMIPGLENASIVRYGVMHRNTFINAPTLLEPTYQTRKRADLFIAGQMSGVEGYVESAASGLIAGLNMASLIEAKHQVIFPQETVMGAQAYYITHTAPEDFQPMNANFGILPDLGFRVKKKEKKAAYAERAITVMEAFIKEGM